Proteins encoded by one window of Lutibacter sp. A64:
- a CDS encoding OmpA family protein has translation MKKITLLILLFCAGFINAQEVSYSIKNISENTKLADFGVTYYGENEAVFASSRKDKSIRKRNWYYNHQPYLELFKGTIGEEGELIDVERFSEVINTKYHESNVAFTKDLKTVYFSRNNYINKSITKDEEGWVLIQLYKATVGEDGEWTDITPMPFNSDNYQTGHPSLNAEEDKLYFTSDMPGTLGSTDIFVVAINEDGSYGTPQNLGPNVNTSGKEMFPFIDEHNVLYYSSDGYFEGNGGLDVYAVQIEEEGALTASKNLGYPINSVGDDFSFVKKPGQNWGHFSSNRDGGNGDDDIYYFEATESVLPCEQLVAGQVREKQSGALLPGALVTLYDAEGEKLESVIADKFATFSFKVDCETAYKVVGTKESYSEDSEVFTTTDERDLELELGLSLDSNEFVNVDGRLLVKIDPIYFDLDKSFIRPDAAIELAKVVQIMKKYPNIKIASGSHTDSRASDQYNWALSNRRAKSSVEWIISQGIDPSRITGQGYGETQLVNRCSDGVKCSEVEHQLNRRTEFVIVNPEVINQPIEE, from the coding sequence ATGAAAAAAATTACACTACTTATACTATTATTTTGTGCAGGGTTTATCAATGCACAAGAAGTAAGTTATAGCATAAAAAACATTTCTGAGAACACAAAATTGGCAGATTTTGGAGTAACCTATTATGGAGAAAATGAAGCCGTATTTGCATCATCACGAAAAGATAAATCAATAAGAAAAAGAAACTGGTATTACAACCATCAACCTTATTTAGAATTATTTAAAGGAACCATAGGCGAAGAAGGAGAATTAATAGATGTAGAGCGTTTTTCAGAAGTAATCAATACAAAATATCACGAATCTAACGTAGCCTTTACCAAAGATTTAAAAACGGTTTATTTCTCAAGAAATAACTATATAAATAAATCGATAACAAAAGACGAAGAAGGTTGGGTTTTAATCCAATTATACAAAGCAACTGTAGGTGAAGATGGCGAATGGACTGATATTACCCCTATGCCATTTAATAGTGATAATTACCAAACAGGACATCCATCGTTAAATGCAGAAGAAGACAAGTTGTATTTTACATCAGATATGCCAGGCACATTAGGTTCTACAGATATATTTGTAGTGGCAATAAATGAAGATGGAAGTTATGGAACACCACAAAATTTAGGGCCAAATGTAAATACCTCAGGAAAAGAGATGTTTCCATTTATAGACGAGCATAATGTGCTTTATTACTCATCAGATGGTTATTTTGAAGGCAATGGAGGATTAGATGTATATGCAGTTCAAATAGAAGAAGAAGGAGCCTTAACAGCATCAAAAAACTTAGGATATCCAATAAATAGTGTAGGCGATGATTTTTCATTTGTAAAGAAGCCAGGCCAAAATTGGGGACATTTTTCATCAAATAGAGACGGAGGAAACGGAGATGATGATATTTATTATTTTGAAGCAACAGAAAGCGTTTTACCTTGTGAGCAGTTAGTAGCAGGTCAAGTACGTGAAAAACAATCAGGAGCATTATTACCAGGAGCTTTAGTAACATTATATGATGCAGAAGGAGAAAAACTAGAAAGTGTAATAGCCGATAAGTTTGCCACTTTTAGTTTTAAAGTAGATTGTGAAACAGCATATAAAGTTGTTGGAACAAAAGAAAGTTACAGTGAAGATAGTGAGGTGTTTACAACCACAGATGAACGCGATTTAGAATTGGAATTAGGCTTAAGTTTAGATTCTAATGAGTTTGTAAATGTAGATGGTAGATTATTAGTAAAAATAGATCCAATATACTTTGATTTAGACAAGTCATTTATACGTCCAGATGCTGCAATAGAATTAGCAAAAGTGGTACAAATAATGAAAAAATACCCGAATATAAAAATAGCTTCAGGATCTCATACAGACAGTCGAGCATCAGACCAATACAACTGGGCATTATCAAACAGAAGAGCAAAATCATCTGTAGAATGGATAATCTCACAAGGTATAGATCCTTCAAGAATAACAGGACAAGGTTATGGAGAAACACAATTGGTAAACAGATGTTCTGATGGCGTTAAATGTTCAGAAGTAGAACACCAATTAAACAGAAGAACAGAATTTGTGATTGTAAACCCTGAGGTAATCAATCAACCAATAGAAGAATAA
- a CDS encoding PorP/SprF family type IX secretion system membrane protein: MKKFRLILGVFALMSLTTVFGQQDPQYTQYMYNMNILNPAYAGSKGVTSIGLLGRTQWVGVEGAPQTFTLAMHSPVGRAVGLGLSVIHDEIGPVKEDNVYADFSYTIFTSSTGRLAFGLKAGVTFMDVRELLMIDPDPLNIPVHETSPNFGAGVYYYTDRFYAGLSVPNFLETRHLEKDGGIVSTASEKMHYFLTSGYVFDIADNLKLKPSTMLKATAGAPLSVDLSLNLLIDERVELGLSHRFDDSISGMIGFQVNNDFRVGYAYDYTTSKFGDFNSGSHEILLLFDFNRKKLKSPRFF; encoded by the coding sequence ATGAAAAAATTCAGATTAATTTTAGGGGTTTTCGCCTTAATGTCACTAACAACGGTTTTTGGACAGCAAGATCCACAATATACTCAGTATATGTATAATATGAATATACTAAACCCGGCCTATGCAGGCTCAAAAGGAGTAACAAGTATAGGATTATTAGGAAGAACACAGTGGGTTGGAGTAGAAGGAGCACCACAAACCTTTACTTTAGCTATGCATTCTCCAGTAGGTCGCGCTGTAGGATTAGGATTATCCGTAATTCACGATGAAATAGGACCAGTAAAGGAAGATAATGTTTATGCAGATTTTTCATATACAATTTTCACCTCAAGCACAGGAAGGTTGGCGTTTGGATTAAAAGCCGGAGTTACTTTTATGGATGTACGTGAATTGTTAATGATAGATCCAGACCCATTAAATATACCAGTTCATGAAACCTCACCGAATTTTGGAGCCGGTGTGTATTATTATACAGATAGGTTTTATGCAGGATTATCAGTACCAAATTTTTTAGAGACACGTCACTTAGAAAAAGATGGAGGAATTGTAAGTACAGCCTCAGAAAAGATGCACTATTTCTTGACTTCAGGTTATGTGTTTGATATTGCAGACAATTTAAAATTAAAGCCATCTACTATGCTAAAAGCCACAGCAGGAGCACCATTATCTGTAGATTTATCACTAAATCTATTAATAGATGAACGTGTCGAATTAGGATTGTCTCATAGGTTTGATGATTCTATAAGTGGAATGATTGGCTTTCAGGTAAATAACGATTTTAGAGTTGGTTATGCCTACGATTATACAACTTCAAAATTCGGAGATTTCAATTCAGGCTCACATGAAATACTTTTATTATTTGATTTTAATAGAAAAAAACTGAAGAGTCCAAGATTCTTTTAA